One stretch of Aulosira sp. FACHB-615 DNA includes these proteins:
- a CDS encoding ParA family protein: MKKKPAKKQIRLTIASNAGGSGKTTVATHLAYAVGAKGYKVTLIELDQNGSLCIFARLAPAAMEQSLAIVLKKTFAGNYPLIPLWEEHISTVTAIQGGKFLEESIAEIYNYSRRHYTLKDRLEDFPLNSDLIIFDTPASLEPMGLIALAACTHVLVPIKPEYKDTGAFAGFLDWFYSKVDDLRLKPQPEILGFVPTRVDLYDVGAHRDILGLDKKGKPRSDIDPEKTLPYLIEQMGIRCFPFIRESNYYLKASGSGLPLHLYRPGYDASEDFKPIVSSLIKLITED, translated from the coding sequence ATGAAAAAGAAACCAGCTAAAAAGCAGATTCGGCTAACAATTGCTAGTAATGCAGGCGGATCGGGGAAAACCACTGTCGCAACCCATTTGGCTTATGCTGTTGGTGCAAAAGGTTACAAAGTTACTTTAATAGAGCTTGATCAAAACGGTTCACTGTGTATCTTTGCTAGGCTTGCACCAGCAGCGATGGAACAATCTCTAGCAATTGTATTGAAAAAAACATTCGCAGGTAACTACCCATTGATTCCGCTTTGGGAAGAACATATTTCCACTGTGACAGCTATTCAAGGCGGTAAATTTCTGGAAGAAAGTATTGCCGAAATATATAATTACAGTCGCCGTCACTATACGCTCAAAGATAGATTAGAAGATTTTCCTTTAAACAGTGACTTAATTATTTTTGATACTCCTGCCTCTTTAGAGCCTATGGGATTAATAGCTCTAGCAGCTTGTACTCATGTACTTGTTCCCATTAAGCCAGAGTATAAAGATACAGGAGCTTTCGCAGGTTTTTTAGATTGGTTCTATAGTAAAGTAGACGATTTAAGATTAAAACCACAACCTGAAATTTTAGGGTTTGTACCTACAAGGGTAGATTTATACGATGTAGGAGCGCATAGGGATATTTTAGGGCTAGACAAAAAAGGCAAACCCAGAAGTGATATTGATCCTGAAAAAACTCTTCCTTACTTAATTGAACAAATGGGAATTCGCTGCTTTCCCTTCATTCGAGAGTCGAATTATTATCTCAAAGCTAGTGGTTCTGGATTACCCTTGCATTTATATCGACCTGGCTATGATGCTAGTGAAGATTTCAAGCCAATTGTGAGTAGCTTAATTAAATTAATAACAGAGGATTGA